Part of the Desulfohalovibrio reitneri genome is shown below.
AGTCGCCGGTCTACGTCAAGAATGCCTCCCGGTTCTTCTTGCCAACGTCCCTTTGCCGTGGGATAGGGGAGGCTCCCGCAACGCCAAACCCTTTCCTCAAGATATCAGAACCATGCGCAAGACCTTCTTTTTTCTTGTTTTTCTTTGCCTAGTTTCGCCGGTTTCCGCGTCCGGGGATGCCTCGTCCATCCGTATTGACTTCGACAACCTCGACGGGTTCGAGCATATCGAGTTTCCCAATAACGAGCCCACGGTTTTCGAGATCGTGGAGAAGGACGACGGTTCGGTGCTTCGGATGGCGGCCAACGCCACCATGTCCGGCATGCTCTACGACAAGACGATCGACATTTACGAGACACCCTACATGACTTGGCGCTGGAAAGTGAGCAACGTCTACGAAAAGGGCGACATCACGGAGAAGGATACGGACGACAGCCCGTTGCGGATCTTTCTCCTGTTTGACACCGGTCCGGATTTCGAGAGCTTTTTCGCCCGCATGAAGTACAATGTTTTCAAGACGTTTTATGGCGACGCCGCTCCGCGCAGTTCCCTGATTTACATGTGGGGCAGTCAAGAGCGCGACGGCCGCATCATCGAGGATTGGGAGTCCAATCTCATCAACCTGGTTCTGCAGCAACAGGGCAGCGGGAACGTTGGCAAATGGATGGTTGAACGCGCCAACCTTCTGGAGGATTACCGCCAAGCCTTCGGCATGGAACCTTCCCATACCGCCCGCCTCATGGTCAGCGCCGATTCCGACGACACGGAGGAAGAGGCCGTATCCTGCGTCGATTTCATCGAGTTTTCCGCCGCTCCCTTGCCTTCGGCCAATGGGGAAGGCATAGAATCAGGTATGAAGTCCCCGGATGAACCGGGGAAGGATACCAGCCAAGCCGCCAACGCCAGTCTGGCCAACGCGGCTTCGTCCGAGTAACGCGGCTGCCCCGGCCGTCTCCTCGGACGAAGGGGAGACGACATGGCGGAGCAAACGCGGGCATTCAGTATCCTTGTTCTGACGTGTTGCCTGCTCTGTCTTCCGCTGTCCGCGGAAGGCGGCGTGGATAATTCGTTGTACGCGGACCTCCTGGCCGAGCACGTCACGGCCG
Proteins encoded:
- a CDS encoding DUF3047 domain-containing protein; this encodes MPEVAGLRQECLPVLLANVPLPWDRGGSRNAKPFPQDIRTMRKTFFFLVFLCLVSPVSASGDASSIRIDFDNLDGFEHIEFPNNEPTVFEIVEKDDGSVLRMAANATMSGMLYDKTIDIYETPYMTWRWKVSNVYEKGDITEKDTDDSPLRIFLLFDTGPDFESFFARMKYNVFKTFYGDAAPRSSLIYMWGSQERDGRIIEDWESNLINLVLQQQGSGNVGKWMVERANLLEDYRQAFGMEPSHTARLMVSADSDDTEEEAVSCVDFIEFSAAPLPSANGEGIESGMKSPDEPGKDTSQAANASLANAASSE